One window of the Fibrobacter sp. genome contains the following:
- a CDS encoding glycoside hydrolase family 9 protein, with translation MNTRKSLLSSVSTATLSAVVVFLCSVTAFAGPLMNQLGYAPEAEKQVVIPGNDANGLEVRDLNGKTVLKLAAPYVLEWEYSGEETQVYDISAVKTPGTYRLFRNGEYLGNPITVGKNVYEGVTKAALKWFYYQRASMPLVAPYADKWVRAAGHMDDKVIVYGTDKATGGKGAGKTIKSPRGWYDAGDYGKYIVNSGITVWTLLDLYEKFPKFAGTLSWDVPREFPKLPLLLEEVRYNLDWMLTMQDKDGGVFHKVSTLKFCGSVMPEKDTAPRYAILKSVTAALDFAGVMAQASVVYASFDKAYSSKLLKAAEAAYAWAKKNPEMFYKQPADVNTGSYAPGNEDGKDEFRFAAAELFNAKVASGANPTTDKATAAYLEDLKANPFTQNGAWWGDLNMLAVFRVANAPKVFGDSLAGVAKKILLDEANSLRSIGDTSAYRLPMHPWNWNWGSNSAVANNGIVLLQAHLLTNDKSYLDGAQQCLDYLLGKNPMDITYVTGFGFRSPRNPHHRPSEADFVDDPVPGMLVGGPHLGKQDINLNGTDHWKCPNYAAADKPALAYLDDRCSYATNEVAINWNAPLAFLAGALQAIYGK, from the coding sequence ATGAATACCCGCAAAAGTTTACTTTCTAGCGTAAGTACGGCGACATTGTCTGCCGTAGTTGTTTTCCTTTGTTCTGTCACGGCCTTCGCAGGCCCCTTGATGAATCAGCTGGGCTATGCTCCCGAAGCCGAAAAACAGGTGGTGATTCCCGGTAACGACGCCAACGGGCTTGAAGTCCGGGATTTGAACGGGAAGACTGTATTGAAACTCGCAGCCCCCTACGTGCTCGAGTGGGAATATAGCGGCGAAGAGACCCAAGTGTACGACATTTCTGCGGTAAAGACTCCCGGTACTTACCGCCTGTTCCGTAACGGCGAGTACCTGGGAAACCCCATCACCGTAGGCAAGAATGTTTACGAAGGGGTGACAAAGGCTGCACTTAAGTGGTTCTATTACCAGCGGGCCAGCATGCCCCTGGTGGCTCCTTATGCCGACAAGTGGGTCCGTGCGGCAGGCCACATGGACGACAAGGTTATCGTTTACGGTACCGACAAGGCCACAGGCGGCAAGGGCGCAGGCAAGACCATCAAATCCCCCCGCGGTTGGTACGACGCCGGCGATTACGGCAAGTACATCGTGAATTCCGGCATTACGGTATGGACTCTGCTGGACCTGTACGAAAAGTTCCCGAAGTTTGCCGGTACGCTGAGCTGGGATGTGCCGAGGGAATTCCCGAAGCTCCCTCTGCTTTTGGAAGAGGTCCGTTATAATCTGGACTGGATGCTCACTATGCAAGACAAGGACGGCGGTGTTTTCCACAAGGTCTCTACCCTCAAGTTCTGCGGCAGCGTAATGCCCGAAAAGGATACCGCCCCCCGTTACGCCATTTTAAAAAGTGTTACAGCTGCGCTGGACTTTGCAGGCGTGATGGCCCAGGCCAGCGTGGTGTATGCCTCCTTTGACAAGGCCTACAGTTCCAAGTTGCTGAAGGCAGCGGAGGCTGCCTATGCCTGGGCGAAGAAGAATCCGGAAATGTTCTACAAGCAGCCCGCCGACGTGAACACGGGCAGTTACGCCCCCGGTAACGAAGACGGCAAGGACGAATTCCGTTTTGCGGCTGCCGAACTTTTCAATGCGAAGGTGGCATCCGGGGCAAACCCGACAACGGACAAGGCCACGGCTGCCTACCTAGAAGACTTGAAGGCTAATCCCTTCACCCAGAATGGGGCATGGTGGGGTGACCTGAACATGCTTGCAGTTTTCCGCGTGGCAAATGCTCCTAAGGTGTTCGGCGATAGCCTTGCCGGGGTGGCAAAGAAGATTTTGCTGGACGAGGCGAACAGCCTGCGTTCTATCGGCGATACTAGCGCCTACAGGCTCCCCATGCACCCCTGGAACTGGAACTGGGGCAGCAACAGCGCCGTGGCGAACAACGGCATTGTGCTTTTGCAGGCACACCTCTTGACTAACGACAAGAGTTATCTGGACGGCGCGCAACAGTGCCTGGATTATCTGCTGGGCAAGAATCCCATGGACATCACTTATGTGACCGGATTTGGATTCCGCAGCCCCCGCAATCCGCACCATCGCCCCAGCGAAGCGGACTTTGTAGATGACCCGGTGCCCGGCATGTTGGTGGGCGGGCCTCACCTGGGCAAGCAGGATATTAACCTGAATGGCACGGACCATTGGAAATGTCCGAACTACGCCGCAGCCGACAAGCCGGCCCTGGCTTATTTGGATGACCGCTGCAGCTATGCTACCAACGAGGTGGCCATCAACTGGAATGCTCCTTTGGCATTTTTGGCAGGCGCCCTCCAGGCGATTTACGGGAAGTAA
- a CDS encoding ABC transporter ATP-binding protein codes for MSENVFEVENLSLYYLGRFGDKTHAVTNVSFSMKQGEILGIAGESGCGKSTLVSGLMGMCIPPLYPEGDGDVRVKSGDKMESLMNRSIEDVRKNVLAQKVSMIPQGAFNALNPVRKIKDIAADVIGAHQQPGKHLDKKEVYDRLCERFDLFGMDTKRVLDSYPIQLTAGERQRSVIGISTLLNPQMVIADEPTSALDVSTQKEVIKLIFDLLDKGIFSTMIFITHELPLLYHVADNIAIMYAGEFVEKGTAEQVVKDPRHPYTQALMGAMLSTEASQRHRHPVAIEGAPPSLRNKITGCRFADRCKKACPDCKKNTQNLRVVGGRDVRCDYAE; via the coding sequence ATGTCTGAAAATGTATTTGAAGTCGAAAACCTGAGCCTCTACTACCTGGGCCGCTTTGGCGACAAGACCCACGCGGTGACCAATGTGAGCTTCTCCATGAAGCAGGGTGAAATCCTGGGTATCGCCGGTGAATCCGGTTGTGGTAAATCCACCTTGGTGTCTGGCCTTATGGGCATGTGCATCCCGCCTCTCTATCCCGAAGGCGACGGTGACGTGCGCGTAAAGAGCGGCGACAAGATGGAATCTTTGATGAACCGCTCTATCGAGGATGTTCGCAAGAACGTGCTTGCCCAGAAGGTTTCCATGATTCCCCAGGGCGCTTTTAACGCCCTGAACCCGGTCCGCAAAATCAAGGATATCGCCGCCGACGTGATTGGCGCCCACCAGCAGCCCGGCAAGCACCTGGACAAGAAGGAAGTCTATGACCGCCTTTGCGAGCGCTTCGACCTGTTTGGCATGGACACCAAGCGCGTGCTGGATTCTTACCCCATCCAGCTTACCGCCGGTGAACGCCAGCGTTCCGTGATCGGTATCTCTACGCTTTTGAACCCCCAGATGGTGATTGCCGACGAACCCACCTCTGCTTTGGACGTTTCTACCCAGAAAGAAGTGATCAAGTTGATCTTTGACCTTCTGGACAAGGGCATCTTCAGCACCATGATTTTCATTACCCACGAACTTCCGCTGCTGTACCACGTGGCCGACAATATCGCCATCATGTACGCGGGCGAATTCGTGGAAAAGGGCACTGCAGAACAGGTGGTGAAGGATCCTCGTCACCCCTACACCCAGGCTCTTATGGGTGCCATGCTCAGTACCGAGGCCAGCCAGCGTCACCGCCACCCGGTGGCAATCGAAGGCGCACCTCCGAGCCTGCGTAACAAGATTACGGGTTGCCGCTTTGCCGACCGTTGCAAAAAGGCATGCCCCGACTGCAAGAAGAATACCCAGAACCTCCGCGTTGTCGGTGGTCGTGATGTGAGGTGCGATTATGCTGAGTGA
- a CDS encoding NUDIX domain-containing protein, producing the protein MEEQIDILNPDGSPAGYSCGRTEVHAKGLWHRTVHIWAFDGTGRVLFQLRSHLKENNPNLLDTSCAGHISAGDTSRNAAVRELKEELGVHKNSGDLEYLFEATHESVLNDGTYFDNEYYDTYKITLTDEEAGHLVPQPGEVDDFVWMTVPEFLELKRKHPERFVSHPKDYHWLESISRL; encoded by the coding sequence ATGGAAGAACAAATCGACATCCTGAACCCTGACGGAAGCCCGGCAGGGTATTCTTGCGGGCGCACAGAGGTTCATGCCAAAGGGCTTTGGCACCGCACGGTTCACATCTGGGCCTTTGACGGGACGGGCCGTGTACTTTTCCAGCTTCGCAGTCATTTGAAAGAGAATAACCCGAACCTTCTGGATACTAGCTGCGCGGGCCACATCTCTGCTGGCGACACCAGCCGGAACGCCGCCGTCCGAGAACTGAAAGAGGAATTAGGGGTCCATAAAAATTCAGGTGATTTGGAATACCTCTTTGAAGCGACCCACGAAAGTGTCTTGAACGACGGCACTTATTTTGACAATGAATATTACGATACATACAAAATAACGCTTACCGACGAAGAGGCCGGCCATCTGGTGCCGCAGCCTGGCGAGGTGGATGATTTCGTGTGGATGACGGTGCCGGAGTTTCTGGAACTGAAGCGCAAGCACCCCGAAAGGTTCGTGAGCCACCCGAAGGATTACCATTGGCTCGAAAGTATTTCTAGATTGTAA
- a CDS encoding ABC transporter ATP-binding protein yields MLSDKPVVFSAKRISKDFGAGKTLKTAVKDVSFDIYDEEFISIVGGSGCGKSVLAKIMLGLYEPTRGQFLYRDHKIKNLKDHWNEVQFVFQDPFGCFNQFFTIRSQLEDALNVLKNKPSKEEVRRRVDEGLMAVNVKPSDIEGKYPFELSGGQMQRMLLARIFALRPKVLIADEATSMVDACVRANILDYLRKLKDELKMTVVFVTHDIGLANYVSDRIFIMHDGKIVNQGTPAEVLDNTTEPHTLRLLDDIPEVHKTEWIKNSHRSKK; encoded by the coding sequence ATGCTGAGTGATAAGCCTGTTGTATTTTCTGCCAAGCGCATTAGCAAGGACTTTGGCGCGGGCAAGACCCTGAAGACCGCCGTGAAGGATGTTTCCTTCGACATCTATGACGAAGAATTCATCTCCATCGTGGGTGGCTCCGGTTGCGGCAAGTCCGTGCTGGCAAAAATCATGCTCGGCCTCTACGAACCCACCCGCGGCCAGTTCCTCTACAGGGATCACAAGATCAAGAACCTGAAGGACCACTGGAACGAGGTTCAGTTCGTGTTCCAGGACCCGTTCGGATGCTTCAACCAGTTCTTTACTATCCGTAGCCAGCTGGAAGACGCCCTGAACGTGCTCAAGAACAAGCCCTCCAAGGAAGAAGTCCGCCGCCGTGTGGACGAAGGCCTGATGGCTGTGAACGTGAAGCCCTCCGATATTGAAGGCAAGTATCCCTTCGAACTTTCGGGTGGTCAGATGCAGCGTATGCTCTTGGCCCGTATCTTCGCGCTCCGCCCGAAGGTACTGATTGCCGACGAAGCCACCTCCATGGTGGACGCCTGCGTGCGCGCCAACATCTTGGATTATCTCCGCAAGTTGAAAGACGAGCTGAAGATGACCGTGGTGTTCGTGACCCACGATATCGGCCTTGCCAACTACGTGTCTGACCGAATCTTCATCATGCACGACGGAAAGATTGTGAACCAGGGTACTCCGGCAGAAGTGCTGGACAACACCACTGAGCCGCATACGCTCCGCCTGCTGGACGATATCCCCGAAGTCCACAAGACCGAATGGATCAAGAACAGCCATCGCTCTAAGAAGTAA